In Micromonospora sp. WMMA1363, a genomic segment contains:
- the carA gene encoding glutamine-hydrolyzing carbamoyl-phosphate synthase small subunit, with protein MGRRRPAILVLEDGRTFHGEAYGSVGETFGEAVFNTGMTGYQETLTDPSYHRQVVVQTAPHIGNTGVNGEDDESSRIWVAGYVVRDPARVGSNWRATGGLEDRLAAEGVAGISGVDTRALTRHLREHGAMRVGVSSVETDPRALLARVHGSPQMVGADLSAEVTTPKPYVVDAVGTHRFTVAALDLGIKRNVPRRLAARGVTTHVLPVHSTVDDLLATGADAVFFSPGPGDPGTADGPVALAREVLTREVPLFGICFGSQILGRALGFGTYKLGYGHRGINQPVLDRATGKVEVTSHNHGFAVAFPGTEPGAVVPNQVIDTEFGGVEVSHVCLNDNVVEGLRAKDVPAFTVQYHPEAAAGPHDADYLFDRFAELIEGGKNA; from the coding sequence ATGGGCAGGCGCAGGCCCGCGATCCTCGTTCTCGAGGACGGGCGCACGTTCCACGGCGAGGCGTACGGCAGCGTCGGGGAGACCTTTGGCGAGGCCGTCTTCAACACCGGTATGACCGGCTACCAGGAGACCCTCACGGACCCGTCATACCATCGGCAGGTGGTGGTGCAGACCGCGCCCCACATCGGCAACACCGGCGTCAACGGTGAGGACGACGAGTCCAGCCGGATCTGGGTCGCCGGGTACGTGGTCCGCGACCCTGCGCGGGTCGGCTCGAACTGGCGTGCCACCGGCGGCCTTGAGGACCGGCTGGCCGCCGAGGGTGTGGCCGGCATCAGCGGCGTCGACACCCGGGCGCTGACCCGACACCTGCGTGAGCACGGCGCGATGCGGGTCGGCGTGTCCAGCGTCGAGACCGACCCGCGGGCGTTGCTGGCCCGGGTTCACGGGTCGCCGCAGATGGTGGGCGCGGACCTCTCCGCCGAGGTGACCACCCCGAAGCCGTACGTGGTCGATGCGGTGGGCACCCACCGGTTCACGGTCGCGGCCCTCGACCTGGGCATCAAGCGCAACGTGCCCCGGCGGCTCGCCGCGCGCGGCGTCACCACCCATGTGCTGCCCGTCCACTCGACCGTGGATGACCTGCTCGCCACCGGTGCCGACGCGGTCTTCTTCTCGCCCGGCCCGGGTGACCCGGGCACCGCCGACGGGCCGGTTGCGCTTGCTCGCGAGGTGCTGACCCGCGAGGTGCCGTTGTTCGGCATCTGCTTCGGGAGCCAGATCCTCGGCCGGGCGCTCGGCTTCGGCACGTACAAGCTGGGCTACGGCCACCGCGGCATCAACCAGCCGGTGCTCGACCGCGCCACCGGCAAGGTCGAGGTGACCAGCCACAATCACGGCTTCGCGGTCGCCTTCCCCGGCACCGAGCCGGGTGCCGTCGTGCCGAACCAGGTGATCGACACCGAGTTCGGGGGCGTCGAGGTCTCCCACGTGTGCCTCAACGACAACGTGGTCGAGGGGCTGCGGGCGAAGGACGTGCCCGCCTTCACCGTCCAGTACCACCCGGAGGCGGCGGCCGGTCCGCACGACGCGGACTACCTCTTCGACCGCTTCGCCGAGCTTATCGAAGGCGGGAAGAATGCCTAA
- the rpoZ gene encoding DNA-directed RNA polymerase subunit omega, with protein sequence MGSIATNPEGITNPPIDELLEKTTSKYALVIFAAKRARQVNAYYNQLGEGLLEYVGPLVETTPQEKPLSIAMREINAGLLTAEPTDQP encoded by the coding sequence GTGGGATCCATCGCCACCAACCCCGAGGGCATCACCAACCCGCCGATCGACGAGCTTCTCGAGAAGACCACGTCGAAGTACGCGCTGGTCATCTTCGCCGCCAAGCGCGCCCGACAGGTCAACGCCTACTACAACCAGCTCGGTGAGGGCCTGCTGGAGTATGTCGGCCCGCTGGTCGAGACCACTCCGCAGGAGAAGCCGCTCTCCATCGCCATGCGCGAGATCAACGCGGGCCTGCTCACCGCCGAGCCAACCGACCAGCCGTAA
- a CDS encoding quinone-dependent dihydroorotate dehydrogenase, with translation MIFERVVRPMLFRVGGGDAEAAHEFALRRLAGLSRMPAALAAVRARYAVRAPRTVFGVRFPNPVGLAAGMDKDGVALPAWPALGFGFVEVGTVTARPQPGNDRPRLFRLRDSEAVVNGMGFNNAGAEALAARLAALPRPIGVPLGISLGKSKVTPLAEAVEDYRASYRVLRAHGDYFAVNVSSPNTPGLRSLQDRTHLDALLAALVGEKPVLVKIAPDLTEPAIAELLEVCLARGAAGVIATNTTLARDGLAPVDQARGALTGGMSGRPLAARAREVVAFVHRETGGRLPIVGVGGIVDPDDAARMMDAGASLVQLFTGFIYRGPALVRAAARTAAAAPGKVPSR, from the coding sequence GTGATCTTCGAGCGGGTTGTGCGGCCGATGCTGTTCCGGGTCGGAGGTGGCGACGCGGAGGCAGCGCACGAGTTCGCGCTGCGGCGGCTCGCGGGCCTGTCCCGGATGCCGGCGGCGCTGGCGGCGGTGCGGGCGCGGTACGCCGTGCGGGCGCCGCGGACGGTGTTCGGTGTCCGGTTTCCGAACCCGGTCGGGCTGGCCGCCGGGATGGACAAGGACGGTGTGGCGTTGCCGGCGTGGCCGGCGCTGGGCTTCGGGTTCGTCGAGGTCGGCACGGTGACCGCGCGTCCGCAGCCGGGCAACGACCGGCCGCGGCTGTTCCGGCTGCGCGACAGCGAGGCCGTGGTGAACGGGATGGGCTTCAACAACGCCGGCGCCGAGGCCCTCGCGGCCCGGCTGGCGGCGTTGCCCCGCCCGATCGGCGTGCCGCTGGGCATCTCCCTCGGCAAGTCCAAGGTCACTCCGCTGGCGGAGGCGGTCGAGGACTATCGGGCGTCGTATCGCGTGTTGCGGGCCCACGGCGACTACTTCGCCGTGAACGTCTCCTCTCCGAACACGCCGGGTCTGCGGTCGTTGCAGGACCGGACGCACCTCGACGCGTTGTTGGCGGCCCTCGTCGGGGAGAAGCCGGTGCTGGTCAAGATCGCGCCGGACCTCACCGAGCCGGCGATCGCCGAGCTGCTGGAGGTCTGCCTGGCCCGGGGCGCGGCCGGGGTGATCGCCACCAACACCACCCTGGCCCGCGACGGGCTGGCCCCGGTCGACCAGGCGCGGGGGGCGCTGACCGGTGGCATGTCCGGCCGCCCGCTGGCCGCCCGGGCCCGCGAGGTGGTCGCGTTCGTGCACCGGGAGACCGGCGGCCGGCTGCCGATCGTCGGCGTCGGCGGCATCGTCGACCCGGATGACGCGGCGCGGATGATGGACGCCGGGGCGTCCCTGGTCCAGCTTTTCACCGGTTTCATCTATCGAGGCCCGGCGCTGGTCCGCGCCGCGGCCCGCACGGCCGCCGCCGCGCCCGGGAAGGTCCCGTCGCGGTGA
- the carB gene encoding carbamoyl-phosphate synthase large subunit has translation MPKRTDLKHVLVIGSGPIVIGQACEFDYSGTQACRVLRSEGIRVSLVNSNPATIMTDPEFADATYVEPITPEFVELVIAKERPDAVLPTLGGQTALNTAVALHEAGVLEKYGVELIGADIDAIRRGEDRQLFKDIVVRAGARIGVQDPAALVPRSRVCHSMDEVRDTVGELGLPVVIRPSFTMGGLGSGMAHTDGDLARIAGAGLAASPVHEVLIEESVLGWKEYELELMRDRHDNVVVVCSIENVDPMGVHTGDSVTVAPAMTLTDREYQRLRDLGIAVLREVGVDTGGCNIQFAVNPADGRIVVIEMNPRVSRSSALASKATGFPIAKIAARLAIGYTLDEIPNDITGKTPAAFEPALDYVVVKIPRFAFEKFPGADPELTTTMKSVGEAMSLGRNFTEALNKAMRSMETKAGGFWTVPDSVVAAATGAGPAGATKEDTLAALRVPHDGRLYTVERALRLGASVAEVGAASGGMDPWFLDQIAGLVELRAEIVDAPVLDVDLLRRAKRAGLSDRQLAALRPELAAEDGVRTLRHRLGVRPVYKTVDTCAAEFAATTPYHYSSYDTETEVRGSDRPKVLILGSGPNRIGQGIEFDYSCVHAVMALRDVGFETVMVNCNPETVSTDYDTADRLYFEPLTFEDVLEVWHAEHSSGRAAGGPGVVGVIVQLGGQTPLGLAQRLKDAGVPVVGTSPESIHLAEERGAFGSLLARVGLRAPAHGTATSYDEAKAIAEEIGYPVLVRPSYVLGGRGMEIVYDDSTLRGYIGRATDISPDHPVLVDRFLDDAIEIDVDALCDADGDVYLGGVMEHIEEAGIHSGDSSCALPPITLAGSHVAQVRRYTEAIARGVGVRGLLNVQYALKDDQLWVLEANPRASRTVPFVSKATAVPLAKAAARIALGATIAELRAEGLLPPSGDGGSLPPDAPIAVKEAVLPFKRFRTPTGKGIDSLLGPEMKSTGEVMGIDTAFGHAFAKSQSAAYGSLPTAGKIFVSVANRDKRGMIFPIKRLADLGFEIIATAGTAEVLRRHGIACEQIRKHYESGAGEDAVSMILGGDVVLVVNTPQGSGASARSDGYEIRSAAVTADIPCVTTVPGAAAAVMGIEAHIRGDVQVRPLQDLHATLRAPR, from the coding sequence ATGCCTAAGCGGACCGACCTGAAGCACGTCCTGGTGATCGGCTCCGGGCCGATCGTGATCGGGCAGGCCTGCGAGTTCGACTACTCCGGCACCCAGGCGTGCCGGGTGCTGCGCAGCGAGGGGATCCGGGTCAGCCTGGTCAACTCGAACCCCGCGACGATCATGACCGACCCGGAGTTCGCCGACGCCACCTACGTCGAGCCGATCACCCCGGAGTTCGTCGAACTGGTCATCGCGAAGGAGCGTCCGGACGCGGTGCTGCCCACCCTGGGCGGCCAGACGGCACTCAACACGGCTGTCGCGCTGCACGAGGCCGGTGTGCTGGAGAAGTACGGCGTCGAGCTGATCGGTGCCGACATCGACGCGATTCGGCGGGGTGAGGACCGGCAGCTGTTCAAGGACATCGTCGTCAGGGCGGGCGCCCGGATCGGTGTGCAGGATCCGGCCGCGCTGGTGCCCCGCTCCCGGGTCTGCCACTCGATGGACGAGGTCCGCGACACCGTCGGTGAGCTGGGCCTGCCGGTGGTGATCCGGCCCTCGTTCACGATGGGCGGCCTCGGCTCCGGCATGGCGCACACCGACGGGGACCTGGCGCGCATCGCCGGCGCCGGCCTGGCCGCCAGTCCGGTGCACGAGGTACTCATCGAGGAGAGCGTGCTCGGCTGGAAGGAGTACGAACTCGAGCTCATGCGGGACCGGCACGACAACGTGGTGGTGGTCTGCTCGATCGAGAATGTCGACCCGATGGGCGTGCACACCGGCGACAGCGTCACCGTGGCGCCGGCCATGACGCTCACCGACCGGGAGTACCAGCGCCTGCGCGACCTGGGCATCGCGGTGCTGCGCGAGGTCGGCGTGGACACCGGTGGCTGTAACATCCAGTTCGCGGTGAACCCGGCCGACGGTCGGATCGTTGTGATCGAGATGAACCCACGGGTGTCCCGCTCGTCGGCGCTCGCGTCGAAGGCGACCGGCTTCCCGATCGCGAAGATCGCCGCGAGGCTCGCCATCGGCTACACCCTCGACGAGATCCCCAATGACATCACGGGCAAGACCCCGGCGGCGTTCGAGCCGGCCCTGGATTACGTGGTGGTGAAGATCCCCCGGTTCGCGTTCGAGAAGTTCCCCGGCGCGGACCCGGAGCTGACCACCACGATGAAGTCCGTCGGCGAGGCGATGAGCCTGGGCCGCAACTTCACCGAGGCGCTCAACAAGGCGATGCGCTCGATGGAGACGAAGGCAGGCGGATTCTGGACGGTGCCGGATTCGGTCGTCGCTGCCGCGACGGGCGCCGGCCCGGCGGGCGCGACGAAGGAGGACACCCTCGCCGCCCTGCGGGTGCCGCACGACGGGCGGCTCTACACCGTCGAGCGGGCGCTGCGGCTGGGCGCGTCGGTCGCCGAGGTCGGCGCCGCGTCCGGCGGCATGGACCCGTGGTTCCTGGACCAGATCGCCGGCCTGGTGGAGCTGCGTGCCGAGATTGTCGACGCCCCGGTGCTCGACGTCGACCTGCTACGCCGCGCCAAGCGGGCCGGCCTGTCCGACCGGCAGCTCGCCGCGCTGCGTCCGGAGTTGGCGGCAGAGGACGGCGTCCGGACCCTGCGGCACCGGCTGGGTGTCCGGCCGGTCTACAAGACGGTGGACACCTGCGCCGCCGAGTTCGCGGCGACGACCCCGTACCACTATTCGTCGTATGACACGGAGACCGAGGTGCGCGGGTCGGACCGGCCCAAGGTGCTGATCCTCGGGTCGGGGCCGAACCGGATCGGGCAGGGCATCGAGTTCGACTACTCCTGCGTGCACGCGGTGATGGCGCTGCGGGACGTCGGCTTCGAGACCGTCATGGTCAACTGCAACCCGGAGACTGTCTCCACCGACTACGACACCGCCGACCGACTCTACTTCGAACCGTTGACCTTCGAGGACGTCCTGGAGGTGTGGCACGCCGAGCACTCCTCCGGGCGGGCGGCCGGCGGCCCGGGTGTGGTCGGGGTGATCGTGCAGCTCGGCGGGCAGACCCCGCTGGGCTTGGCGCAGCGGCTCAAGGATGCCGGCGTGCCGGTGGTCGGCACCTCCCCGGAGTCGATCCACCTGGCCGAGGAGCGGGGCGCCTTCGGTTCCCTGCTGGCGCGGGTCGGGCTGCGCGCTCCGGCGCACGGCACCGCCACCTCGTACGACGAGGCGAAGGCGATCGCCGAGGAGATCGGCTACCCGGTGCTGGTCCGCCCCTCGTACGTGCTCGGCGGGCGCGGCATGGAGATCGTGTACGACGACTCGACGCTGCGCGGCTACATCGGCCGGGCCACCGACATCTCACCGGACCACCCGGTCCTGGTGGACCGCTTCCTCGACGACGCGATCGAGATTGACGTGGACGCGCTCTGCGACGCCGACGGTGACGTCTACCTTGGCGGCGTGATGGAACACATCGAGGAGGCCGGCATCCACTCCGGTGACTCGTCCTGTGCGCTGCCGCCGATCACCCTCGCCGGCTCGCACGTCGCCCAGGTTCGTCGGTACACGGAGGCGATCGCCCGGGGCGTCGGCGTGCGCGGCCTGCTCAATGTGCAGTACGCGCTCAAGGACGACCAGTTGTGGGTGTTGGAGGCGAATCCACGCGCGTCGCGGACCGTTCCGTTCGTGTCCAAGGCGACGGCGGTGCCGCTGGCGAAGGCGGCGGCCCGGATCGCCCTCGGCGCCACCATCGCCGAGCTGCGCGCCGAGGGGCTGCTCCCGCCGAGCGGGGACGGTGGCTCGTTGCCGCCGGACGCGCCGATCGCGGTCAAGGAGGCGGTACTGCCGTTCAAGCGGTTCCGCACGCCGACCGGTAAGGGGATCGACTCGCTGCTCGGCCCGGAGATGAAATCCACCGGCGAGGTGATGGGCATCGACACGGCCTTTGGGCATGCCTTCGCCAAGTCGCAGTCCGCCGCGTACGGCTCGCTGCCGACCGCCGGCAAGATCTTCGTCTCGGTGGCCAACCGCGACAAGCGCGGGATGATCTTCCCGATCAAGCGCCTGGCCGATCTGGGCTTCGAGATCATCGCGACCGCCGGCACCGCCGAGGTGTTGCGTCGGCACGGCATCGCCTGCGAGCAGATCCGCAAGCACTACGAGTCCGGCGCGGGCGAGGACGCGGTGTCGATGATCCTGGGCGGCGACGTGGTGCTGGTGGTCAACACCCCGCAGGGCTCCGGTGCCAGCGCCCGCTCCGACGGGTACGAGATCCGCAGCGCCGCGGTCACCGCGGACATCCCCTGTGTCACCACGGTCCCTGGCGCCGCGGCTGCGGTGATGGGCATCGAGGCGCACATCCGTGGCGACGTGCAGGTCCGGCCCCTGCAGGACCTGCACGCGACCCTGCGGGCGCCCCGGTGA
- a CDS encoding dihydroorotase, producing MTAYLITNVSVVGAEPTDLLIRDGVVTGTGAGIVAPDATVVDGTGLVALPGLVDLHTHLREPGREDAETVETGSRAAALGGYTAVCAMANTSPVADTAGVVEQVWRLGREAGLVDVQPIGAVTVGLAGEYLAELGAMADSAAQVRIFSDDGHCVADPKLMRRALEYVKAFDGIIAQHAEEPRLTEGAQMHEGEVSTRLGLTGWPAVAEEAIIARDVLLAEHVGSRLHICHVSTAGSVEVLRQAKARGVRVTAEVTPHHLLLTDEVVGGRGELASPALAKDWSPTGAYDPVYKVNPPLRTGVDIAALRTALAEGVIDIVATDHAPHAVEDKECEWAYARPGMLGLETALSIMLDVLGPQWDLIAERMSRAPARIAGLADHGHDPAPGAPANLTLVDPAARRAIEPAESASRSRNTPYARMTLPGRIVATFLRGEPTVLDGKAVK from the coding sequence GTGACCGCGTACCTGATCACCAACGTGAGTGTCGTCGGCGCCGAGCCGACCGACCTGCTGATCCGCGACGGTGTCGTGACCGGGACCGGCGCGGGCATCGTCGCGCCGGACGCCACCGTGGTCGACGGCACCGGCCTGGTCGCTCTGCCCGGCCTGGTCGACCTACACACCCACCTGCGCGAGCCGGGCCGAGAGGACGCCGAAACGGTCGAGACCGGCTCGCGGGCGGCGGCGCTGGGCGGCTACACGGCGGTGTGCGCGATGGCGAACACCTCGCCGGTGGCCGACACCGCCGGAGTGGTGGAGCAGGTCTGGCGGCTGGGCCGGGAGGCCGGGTTGGTCGACGTGCAACCGATCGGCGCGGTCACCGTCGGCCTCGCCGGCGAGTACCTGGCCGAGTTGGGCGCGATGGCCGATTCCGCCGCCCAGGTAAGGATCTTCTCCGACGACGGGCACTGCGTCGCCGACCCGAAGCTGATGCGCCGGGCCCTGGAGTACGTCAAGGCGTTCGACGGCATCATCGCCCAGCACGCCGAGGAGCCCCGGCTCACCGAGGGCGCGCAGATGCACGAGGGTGAGGTGTCCACCCGCCTCGGCCTGACCGGCTGGCCGGCGGTCGCCGAGGAGGCGATCATCGCTCGGGACGTGCTGCTCGCCGAGCACGTGGGCAGCCGGTTGCACATCTGCCACGTCTCCACCGCGGGTAGCGTCGAGGTGCTGCGCCAGGCGAAGGCGCGGGGTGTGCGGGTCACCGCCGAGGTGACCCCGCACCACCTGCTACTCACCGACGAGGTCGTGGGCGGGAGGGGCGAGCTGGCGAGCCCCGCGCTCGCGAAGGACTGGAGCCCCACAGGCGCCTACGACCCGGTGTACAAGGTCAACCCACCGCTGCGCACCGGCGTCGACATCGCCGCGCTGCGCACCGCGCTGGCCGAGGGCGTGATCGACATCGTCGCCACCGACCACGCCCCGCACGCCGTGGAGGACAAGGAGTGCGAGTGGGCGTACGCCCGGCCGGGCATGCTCGGCCTGGAGACGGCGCTGTCGATCATGCTGGACGTGCTCGGCCCGCAGTGGGATCTCATCGCCGAGCGGATGTCCCGCGCCCCGGCCCGGATCGCCGGCCTGGCCGACCACGGCCACGATCCGGCACCCGGCGCGCCGGCCAACCTGACCCTGGTGGATCCGGCCGCCCGCCGCGCGATCGAGCCGGCGGAGTCGGCCAGCCGAAGCCGCAACACACCGTACGCCCGGATGACGCTGCCGGGTCGCATCGTGGCGACCTTCCTGCGCGGCGAGCCGACGGTCCTGGACGGAAAGGCTGTCAAGTGA
- the mihF gene encoding integration host factor, actinobacterial type → MPLPSLTPEQRAAALEKAAEIRKARAELKEQLKQGKTTLGAVLERAESDDVVGKLKVSAVLQAMPGIGKIRATQIMEKLKIADSRRLRGLGEQQRKALLGEFAAN, encoded by the coding sequence GTGCCGCTCCCGTCACTGACCCCCGAGCAGCGCGCAGCAGCGCTGGAGAAGGCCGCGGAGATCCGCAAGGCCCGTGCTGAGCTGAAGGAGCAGCTCAAGCAGGGCAAGACCACCCTCGGAGCCGTCCTCGAGCGGGCCGAGTCCGACGACGTCGTCGGCAAGCTGAAGGTGTCCGCCGTCCTGCAGGCGATGCCGGGCATCGGCAAGATCCGGGCGACCCAGATCATGGAGAAGCTGAAGATCGCCGATAGCCGGCGCCTGCGGGGCCTCGGCGAGCAGCAGCGCAAGGCCCTGCTTGGGGAGTTCGCCGCCAACTGA
- the pyrF gene encoding orotidine-5'-phosphate decarboxylase: MESFGARLHRAVTERGPLCVGIDPHPGLLARWGLDDDVSGLDRFAGTVVDALGDRVAVVKPQSAFFERFGARGVAVLESTIRQLRNCGSIVLLDAKRGDIGSTVAAYASAYLDPSSPLYVDAVTASPYLGVGALAPMFDLATAHGGGVFVLALTSNPEGAAVQRARGSDGRTVAQTVIDEISQLNAGARPLGSFGLVVGATIGETGHDLSSVHGPLLAPGLGAQGATAADLRIVFGSSVPTVLPSYSREVLNAGPDVTALRAAADRVLADCRAALAGPGLTDGSVTFG, translated from the coding sequence ATGGAGAGCTTCGGCGCCCGGCTGCACCGGGCCGTGACCGAGCGGGGTCCGCTCTGTGTGGGCATCGACCCGCACCCGGGTCTCCTCGCCCGCTGGGGTCTCGACGACGATGTGTCGGGCCTCGACCGATTCGCCGGTACCGTCGTGGACGCCCTGGGCGACCGGGTCGCTGTGGTCAAGCCCCAGTCGGCCTTCTTCGAGCGTTTCGGGGCTCGTGGCGTCGCCGTCTTAGAGTCAACTATCCGACAGTTACGAAATTGCGGCTCGATCGTTCTGCTTGACGCCAAACGTGGGGACATCGGCTCGACCGTTGCCGCGTACGCCTCGGCGTACCTCGATCCATCGAGCCCGCTCTATGTCGACGCGGTGACGGCAAGCCCCTATCTGGGGGTCGGCGCCCTCGCTCCGATGTTCGATCTGGCCACCGCGCACGGCGGCGGCGTGTTCGTGCTGGCGCTCACCTCCAACCCTGAGGGAGCGGCCGTGCAGCGGGCCCGCGGCTCCGACGGGCGGACCGTCGCGCAAACGGTGATCGACGAGATTTCCCAGCTCAACGCGGGTGCACGGCCGCTGGGTAGCTTCGGGTTGGTGGTCGGAGCGACGATCGGCGAGACCGGCCACGACCTCTCCTCGGTCCACGGCCCGCTGCTGGCGCCGGGGCTCGGAGCCCAGGGTGCGACCGCCGCGGACCTCCGGATCGTCTTCGGTTCCAGCGTGCCCACGGTGCTGCCGTCGTACTCCCGCGAGGTGCTGAATGCCGGCCCCGACGTCACCGCCCTACGGGCCGCCGCGGACCGCGTGTTGGCCGACTGTCGGGCCGCCCTGGCTGGCCCCGGACTGACTGATGGCTCGGTCACTTTCGGTTGA
- the coaBC gene encoding bifunctional phosphopantothenoylcysteine decarboxylase/phosphopantothenate--cysteine ligase CoaBC, with amino-acid sequence MPPRIVLGVGGGIAAYKACELLRLFTESGHRVRVVPTASALRFVGAPTWAALSGQPVADDVWSDVHDVPHVRLGQQADLVVVAPATADLLGKAAHGLADDLLTNTLLTARCPVLLAPAMHTEMWEHPATVTNVATLRARGVRVIEPAVGRLTGADSGKGRLPDPAEIFAVARRALARGVTAPADLIGRHVVVTAGGTREPLDPVRFLGNRSSGKQGYAFARTAVARGARVTLISANVGLPEPAGVDLMRVGTTGELREATIEAAVDADAVVMAAAPADFRPATYATGKIKKSDDGSAPTIELVTNPDIAAELGQRRRPEQVLVVFAAETGDAEANGRAKLARKRADLIVINEVGPDKVFGAETNAATVIGADGSVSQLPERSKEDLADGVWDLVVARLAVRS; translated from the coding sequence ATGCCCCCCCGGATCGTCCTCGGGGTCGGCGGCGGGATCGCCGCGTACAAGGCGTGCGAGCTGCTGCGGCTCTTCACCGAGTCGGGCCACCGGGTCCGGGTCGTCCCGACCGCGTCGGCGCTCCGCTTCGTCGGGGCGCCGACCTGGGCTGCCCTGTCCGGGCAGCCGGTCGCCGACGACGTCTGGTCCGACGTCCACGACGTGCCCCACGTCCGGCTCGGCCAACAGGCGGACCTCGTGGTCGTGGCGCCGGCGACCGCCGACTTGCTCGGCAAGGCCGCCCATGGGCTCGCCGACGACCTGCTCACCAACACGCTGCTCACCGCCCGCTGTCCGGTGCTCCTGGCACCCGCGATGCACACCGAGATGTGGGAGCACCCGGCCACGGTGACCAACGTCGCGACACTGCGGGCCCGCGGTGTCCGGGTCATCGAGCCGGCGGTCGGCCGGCTCACCGGCGCGGACAGCGGCAAGGGGCGGCTGCCCGACCCGGCGGAGATCTTCGCCGTCGCCCGGCGCGCTCTCGCCCGCGGCGTCACCGCCCCGGCGGACCTGATCGGCCGGCACGTCGTGGTCACCGCCGGCGGCACCCGGGAGCCCCTGGACCCGGTGCGCTTCCTCGGCAACCGCTCCTCGGGCAAGCAGGGGTACGCGTTCGCCCGTACCGCCGTGGCGCGGGGCGCGCGGGTCACCCTCATCTCGGCTAATGTCGGGCTGCCCGAGCCGGCCGGAGTCGATCTGATGCGGGTCGGCACGACGGGTGAGCTGCGTGAGGCCACGATCGAGGCAGCCGTCGACGCGGACGCGGTGGTCATGGCGGCGGCTCCGGCCGATTTCCGTCCGGCGACCTACGCGACTGGCAAAATCAAGAAGTCGGACGACGGCAGCGCGCCCACCATCGAACTCGTCACGAACCCGGACATCGCCGCCGAGCTCGGCCAACGCCGTCGCCCGGAGCAGGTGCTGGTGGTGTTCGCCGCGGAAACCGGCGACGCCGAGGCCAACGGCCGGGCCAAGCTCGCCCGTAAGCGGGCGGACCTCATCGTCATCAACGAGGTCGGTCCGGACAAGGTCTTCGGCGCCGAGACCAACGCGGCTACCGTCATCGGTGCGGACGGCTCGGTCAGCCAGCTGCCCGAGCGGTCCAAGGAGGACCTCGCCGACGGCGTGTGGGATCTCGTCGTCGCCCGGCTCGCCGTCCGTTCCTGA
- a CDS encoding guanylate kinase, with translation MSTDGETRPAARLTVLTGSSGAGRDGVAALVRARSPAVWAPVPVTTRPRRDNEVDGADRVFLASAEFDRLLAAGSLLEWSRMGPHRRGTPSEPLRTRLAAGDPVLLPLDLAGALLVRAAVPDARLVLLYPPGDVPDPVTAALVEHSVVHDLTERVVDKLVGLFGSSFLTPARPRVRG, from the coding sequence GTGAGCACGGATGGCGAGACGCGCCCGGCGGCCCGGCTCACTGTCCTGACCGGGTCCTCGGGCGCCGGCCGGGACGGTGTCGCCGCGCTGGTCCGGGCGCGTTCTCCCGCCGTGTGGGCGCCGGTTCCGGTGACCACCCGGCCCCGACGCGACAACGAGGTGGACGGGGCCGACCGGGTCTTCCTCGCCTCCGCAGAGTTCGACCGGCTGCTCGCGGCCGGCAGCCTGCTGGAGTGGAGCCGGATGGGCCCGCACCGGCGCGGCACGCCGTCCGAGCCGCTGCGGACCCGGCTGGCCGCCGGTGATCCCGTCCTGCTCCCGCTCGACCTGGCCGGCGCGCTGTTGGTCCGGGCGGCGGTGCCGGACGCCCGGCTGGTCCTGCTGTATCCGCCCGGCGACGTCCCGGATCCGGTCACCGCGGCGCTCGTCGAACACTCCGTAGTACATGACCTGACCGAGCGGGTCGTGGACAAGCTGGTAGGATTGTTCGGTTCTTCTTTCCTGACTCCGGCCCGACCGCGCGTGCGCGGTTGA